The genome window GCGGTACACCGTGCCGAACTCGAACAGCCGCAGCGGCAGCTCGCGGTAGGACCGCCCGCGCGAGCGGAAGATCAGGTTGTGCATCGGGCAGTTCATGGCCTTGAGGTAGTAGTTCTCCTCGTCGAACTGCACCGGCGGGAACATCGTGTCCGCGTAGTACGGCAGGTGGCCGGAGGTGTGGAACAGCTCGCCCTTGCTGATGTGCGGGGTGTTCACGAACTCGTAGCCGGCCTCTTCGTGGCGGCGGCGCGAGTAGTTCTCCAGCTCGCGGCGGATGATGCCGCCCTTGGGGTGGAACACCGGCAGGCCGGAGCCGATCTCCTCGGGGAAGGAGAACAGGTCGAGCTCGGCGCCGAGCTTGCGGTGGTCGCGGCGCTCGGCCTCGGCGATGCGCTCGAGGTAGGCGTCCTGCGCCTCGGCCGACTCCCACGCGGTGCCGTAGATCCGCTGCAGCTGCGGGTTCTTCTCGCTCCCCCGCCAGTACGCCGCGGCGACGCGGGTCAGCTTGAACGCGGGGATGAACTTCGTCGTCGGCACGTGCGGCCCGCGGCAGAGGTCACTCCAGACACGTTCCTTGGTGCGCGGGTCGAGATTGTCGTAGATGGTGAGCTCGCCCTCGCCCACCTCCATGACCTCGGAGGTGTCCACTTCGGACTTGAGGTCGACCAGTTCGAGCTTGAACGGCTCGTCCGCGAGCTCCTTCTTGGCCTCGTCGACGGAGTCGAAAACGCGCCGGGAGAACTGCTGGGCCCCCTTCACGATCTGCTTCATGCGCTTTTCGAGCGCCTGCAGGTCCTCCGGGGTGAACGGAGTGTCCACGGCGAAGTCGTAGTAGAAGCCGTCTTTCACCGGCGGGCCGATGCCGAGCTTGGCCGCCGGGAATTGCTGCTGGACGGCTTGGGCGAGCACGTGGGCCGCCGAATGGCGGATGACGCTGCGCCCGTCTTCGGTGTTCGCGGCGACCGGCTCGACTTCGGCGTCGGCCTCGGGCGCCCACGCGAGGTCGCGCAGCTTCCCGTCGGCGTCGCGCACCACGACGATCGTGTCCTCGCCCTTGGTCGGCAGGCCGGCTTCGCGGACCGCCGCGCCCGCCGTAGTGCCCGCCGGTACCACCACACGGGAGGCGGCCACGGGGGAAACGGGGGGCGACTGGGACACGATCTGCTCCTCAAGCTGGAGTGACAAAGACGACCCCGTCGATGCTAGTCGGCGGCTCGCGGGCGCCTCACGCGCGTCCGGGAACGCCGGACGGGCCGCCCCGGGTTCCCGGAGCGGCCCGTCCGAACGGCGTCAGAGGGTCTCGACGACCTGGTCGAAGTCGAGGCGCGGCAGGCGGTCGAACCACGGGTTCTCGCCCGGCTTGCCGACGTTCACCACGACCAGCGAGCGCCACTTCTTGTCCGCGAAGAACTCGTCGTCGACGCCCTGGGCGTCGAAGCCGGTCATCGGGCCGGCGGCCAGGCCGGCGGCGCGGACGCCGATGATGAAGTAGCCGACCTGCAGCAGCGAGTTCAGCTTGGAGAACTCGACGCGGCCCTGCTCGTCGGAGAAGTTGTCCTTCACCTGGGGGGCGTGCGGGAAGACCTGCGGGATGTTCTCGTGGAAGTCGACGTCCGCGGCGAGCACGACGGTCAGCGGAGCGGCTTCGGTCTTGTCCCGGTTGCCCGGCGACAGGTGCGGCAGCAGGCGGGCCTTCGCCTCGGCGGTCCGGAGCACCAGCGCGCGCAGCGGCTGGGTGTTCATCGACGTCGGGGCCCACTTGACGAGGTCGTAGATCGCGCGGACCTGCTCCTCGGTCACCGGCTCGGAGCTGAAACTGTTGGCCGTGCGGGCCTCGCGGAAGAGGAGGTTCTGGACGTCCGCGGGGACCTGGAGGCCTTCGGTCTGCTCGGCAAAGGTGGTCATCGGGCTGGGTTCCTTCCGGTGGTCGGTACCCGGTCCAACCAGGTTGAGCGTTGAACTATTTCGCGTTCAACCAGTTGTGTGAATCACAGCCGAAGACACGGCCGCCGACCCCCTCCAGCGGGGTCGGCGGCCGTGGGCGGAGCGCGCGGGTCCGGTGGGCTCAGTAGGCGCCCTGGCCGCCCATCACCGCGCGGAAGGTCTTCCAGAGGATCACCAGGTCGAGCGCCAGGGACCAGTCCTCGACGTAGCGCAGGTCGAGCCGGATGCTCTCCGCCCACGTCAGGTCGCTGCGGCCGCTCACCTGCCACAGCCCGGTGAGCCCCGGCTTCACCAGCAGGCGGCGGCGGGCGTCGGGCGCGTACTGCGCCGTCTCCTCCGGCAGCGGCGGGCGCGGGCCGACGAGCGACATCTTCCCGGACACGACGTTGAACAGCTGGGGCACCTCGTCGAGCGAATACCGCCGCAGGAAACCACCCACGCGGGTGACCCGGGGATCGCGCTTCATCTTGAACAGCGGCCCCGCGCCTTCGTTGTCCGCGGCCAGCGCCTGCTTGATCTCGTCGGCGTTGGTGACCATCGTGCGGAACTTGAGCATGGTGAAGACGGCGCCGTCGCGGCCGACGCGGCGCTGGCGGTAGATCACCGGGCCGCGGTCGTTCAGCTTGATCGCGAGCGCGATCACCAGCAGCAGCGGCGAGAGCATCGTCAGCAGGAAGGCCGAGCCGCAGCGGTCGACGACCTCCTTCACGACCCGGCGCCCGCCGGTGAACATCGGCGCCGTGACCCGCAGCAGCGGCATGCCGAGCACGCCGGTGACGTTGAGCCGCGGGCCGGCGACCTCCATCAGCACCGGCGCCACGACCATCTCCGCGCCGGTCCCCTCCATGTCCCAGGCCAGCCGCTGCAGGCGCTTCGGCGTCCAGTACTGGTCGGCGGTGATCGCCACGACCCGGTAGCCGCCGCGGCGCACGTGGCGGGACAGCTCCTCGAGCCGCCCGACGACCGGGACGCCGTCGATCTCGCCGCTGTCGCGCTCTTCGCCGTGGCCGCTGAAGGTGCAGGCGGCCTCGACGCGCCAGCCGACGTGCACTTCCGAGCGGGTGCGGGCGATCAGGTCGGCGACCGTCTCCGGGCTGCCCGCGGCCATCACCGGCAGCAGGCAGAGCCCCTTGGCGCGCTTGCGGTGCAGCACCTGGCGCAGCAGGTACCGCTGCGGGAACGCGACGAGCGCGATGGCGGGCACGACGACGAACACCCAGACCTGGACCTCGAGCGCACCGAACAGCAGGCCGCCGAGGGCGACCAGGACGGCGGCGGTGAGGAAGCCCCGGCCCAGCGTGCGGTACTCCTCCGCGCCTTCGCCGAGCACGCGCGGGCTCCAGGCCCGGCTGACCGGCAGCGAGACGAAGACGGCGAGCATGGTGCCGAAGGCGTGCATGTCGTGCGGGGCAACGCGATCGATGACGAACGCGCTGATCGCGATCACCAGCAGCGTGATGAACACGTCGCTGCCGATGACCCAGGCTCTGTATCTCGCTTCCCAGGCCGCGGGCAACGCCTTGGGGGACGGCGTCGTGGCCGGCTCGCCCGGCTGCTCACCCCTCTTGGCGGGACGCGGGATGGCCTGGAGGTCGATGTGCGGCGGTGGCTGGCTCACCGTGTACGAAGGCCGCACCGACTCTTCCATCTGACCTCCCGTGAACAAGGATTCGGTTGATCTCACAGGCACGCTGCGTCACCGGAAGTGATTTCGGAGCGTCATCACGACTCGGCTTTCGCGCGTGGCCCGGAGAGGCTTCACACGGCAAGGTATCGGCGACTCTCTCAGCATCGTTACAAGGATTTCCAGCCACATGCTGCGCCACTTCCCCGCCAGAAAATGGCCGCAAGATAACAAGATGATGACGATGGGTAATAGCGCGTATCCCCACAAAAATCACGTTCCGTAGCCAAAAAGGGCGATACCCGCACCCGGGTGGACCAGGCGCCGCCGAACGGCCGAGCGGCCCCGGGAAATCTACTGTGGACACTGCGCCCGCGCCGTGGTCCACAGTGGACCCGGCGGGCGGCGGGACGGCGTCGCGCGGACGGCCCGTGAGCGGACGGTCACGTTCGTCGCCGGACCGGGTCGCGCCCCGGTTTTTGTCGCACGTGCCCCGCCGGACCGGTCACCGGCACGTGCCGAGGATCACATGGGCCCTCCCGCGGGGCGTGGTTCGACAGAAATCCGCCGCGGCGGCAGGTTTCGGACGCAGTTCCGGCGCCCCCTCCCGACCGGGGGTCGAACCGCTCTACCGAACAGATACGGCCGGCCTGAACGGACCGTTCACTCCGGTTCGCCGTCCGACGGGAAAGCCGAGCCGACCTGCGGGCGCGAGAAACGCCGAAGGCCCCGGACGGGTGAGTCCAGGGCCTTCGGCGTCGCGCTGATGTGGGCGATACTGGGATCGAACCAGTGACCTCTTCGGTGTGAACGAAGCGCTCTCCCGCTGAGCTAAT of Amycolatopsis solani contains these proteins:
- the thrS gene encoding threonine--tRNA ligase codes for the protein MSQSPPVSPVAASRVVVPAGTTAGAAVREAGLPTKGEDTIVVVRDADGKLRDLAWAPEADAEVEPVAANTEDGRSVIRHSAAHVLAQAVQQQFPAAKLGIGPPVKDGFYYDFAVDTPFTPEDLQALEKRMKQIVKGAQQFSRRVFDSVDEAKKELADEPFKLELVDLKSEVDTSEVMEVGEGELTIYDNLDPRTKERVWSDLCRGPHVPTTKFIPAFKLTRVAAAYWRGSEKNPQLQRIYGTAWESAEAQDAYLERIAEAERRDHRKLGAELDLFSFPEEIGSGLPVFHPKGGIIRRELENYSRRRHEEAGYEFVNTPHISKGELFHTSGHLPYYADTMFPPVQFDEENYYLKAMNCPMHNLIFRSRGRSYRELPLRLFEFGTVYRYEKSGVVHGLTRVRGLTMDDSHIYCTKEQMPGELRSLLKFVLDLLADYGLSDFYLELSTRGDSDKFIGEDWEWEEATETLRQAAVDSGLELVPDPGGAAFYGPKISVQAKDAIGRTWQMSTIQLDFNQNKRFELEYTAPDGSRQRPVMIHRALFGSIERFFGVLTEHYAGAFPAWLAPVQVVGIPITADQVEHLQAIEKALRAKGIRAEVDASDDRMQKKIRTHTTQKVPFMLLAGAKDVEAGAVSFRFRDGGQINGVPVDAAVAAIVEWVERRENASPSAEALETVVR
- a CDS encoding malonic semialdehyde reductase, whose translation is MTTFAEQTEGLQVPADVQNLLFREARTANSFSSEPVTEEQVRAIYDLVKWAPTSMNTQPLRALVLRTAEAKARLLPHLSPGNRDKTEAAPLTVVLAADVDFHENIPQVFPHAPQVKDNFSDEQGRVEFSKLNSLLQVGYFIIGVRAAGLAAGPMTGFDAQGVDDEFFADKKWRSLVVVNVGKPGENPWFDRLPRLDFDQVVETL
- a CDS encoding sugar transferase, which translates into the protein MEESVRPSYTVSQPPPHIDLQAIPRPAKRGEQPGEPATTPSPKALPAAWEARYRAWVIGSDVFITLLVIAISAFVIDRVAPHDMHAFGTMLAVFVSLPVSRAWSPRVLGEGAEEYRTLGRGFLTAAVLVALGGLLFGALEVQVWVFVVVPAIALVAFPQRYLLRQVLHRKRAKGLCLLPVMAAGSPETVADLIARTRSEVHVGWRVEAACTFSGHGEERDSGEIDGVPVVGRLEELSRHVRRGGYRVVAITADQYWTPKRLQRLAWDMEGTGAEMVVAPVLMEVAGPRLNVTGVLGMPLLRVTAPMFTGGRRVVKEVVDRCGSAFLLTMLSPLLLVIALAIKLNDRGPVIYRQRRVGRDGAVFTMLKFRTMVTNADEIKQALAADNEGAGPLFKMKRDPRVTRVGGFLRRYSLDEVPQLFNVVSGKMSLVGPRPPLPEETAQYAPDARRRLLVKPGLTGLWQVSGRSDLTWAESIRLDLRYVEDWSLALDLVILWKTFRAVMGGQGAY